A window of Candidatus Hydrogenedentota bacterium contains these coding sequences:
- a CDS encoding Gfo/Idh/MocA family oxidoreductase, producing MSQHTLKVTISGTGFAGDFVARSFAMLPHRNGVELQLAGVNSGHLGNAERFAAKHGVGQAFASHREMLEAVRPDIDCIACANHAHARYVIEAAEVGVKVIVLEKPPLIWPGYPEGREASAAIRKAESMLALEEVLQAVERSGSKLLYAENFIYTDGMMALVELIREAQACDKGKILLQQGVCAHTGSHALDYDTPAKSGGGSLFNKACHPLGSALYLKQIEGMLREGRPIRPAKVSAVALGILRQQPEGAGEHFRVMQRVDDFARATVVFEDGTVAELFGYDLSISGIRNEFSVIADFGQYDLRMNPNNESELFLPDGRYAGDLLLREKLPTPQGTSFPRPKQFHTHGYVNEMDDAVACALEPNRYPQSGPLLAWDTMAVLMAGYESAERDSAFVDVSEYSQVAAGGPAALPDPRYFGRVLQRH from the coding sequence ATGTCCCAGCACACCCTCAAGGTCACCATCAGCGGTACCGGATTTGCCGGCGATTTCGTCGCCCGGTCTTTTGCCATGCTGCCCCATCGCAATGGCGTGGAGCTTCAACTTGCCGGGGTGAACTCCGGCCATCTGGGCAATGCCGAGCGCTTCGCGGCGAAGCATGGCGTGGGCCAGGCCTTTGCGTCGCACCGGGAGATGCTGGAGGCGGTGCGGCCCGATATCGACTGCATCGCCTGTGCGAATCACGCCCATGCCCGCTATGTGATTGAGGCGGCGGAGGTGGGGGTGAAGGTGATCGTGCTGGAGAAGCCGCCGCTGATCTGGCCGGGCTATCCCGAGGGGCGGGAGGCCTCCGCCGCGATCCGAAAGGCGGAATCGATGCTCGCGCTGGAGGAAGTGCTTCAGGCGGTGGAGCGGAGCGGTTCCAAGCTGCTCTATGCGGAGAACTTCATTTACACCGATGGCATGATGGCGCTCGTGGAGTTGATTCGGGAGGCCCAGGCCTGCGACAAGGGCAAGATCCTGCTTCAGCAGGGCGTCTGCGCCCACACGGGCTCCCACGCGCTGGATTATGATACCCCCGCAAAATCGGGCGGGGGAAGTTTGTTTAACAAGGCCTGTCATCCGCTGGGTTCGGCGCTCTACCTCAAGCAGATCGAGGGCATGCTCCGGGAGGGGCGACCCATCAGGCCCGCGAAGGTTTCGGCGGTGGCGCTGGGGATACTCCGCCAGCAGCCCGAGGGCGCGGGCGAGCACTTTCGTGTGATGCAGCGGGTGGACGACTTTGCGCGAGCGACGGTGGTCTTTGAGGACGGCACGGTGGCCGAGCTTTTTGGGTATGACCTCAGCATCAGCGGCATCCGCAATGAGTTCTCCGTGATTGCCGACTTCGGTCAGTACGACCTGCGGATGAACCCAAACAACGAGAGCGAACTTTTCCTGCCGGACGGGCGCTATGCGGGGGATTTGCTCTTGCGCGAGAAATTGCCCACGCCGCAGGGCACCTCGTTTCCGCGTCCGAAACAGTTTCACACCCATGGTTATGTCAACGAAATGGACGACGCGGTCGCCTGCGCATTGGAGCCCAATCGCTATCCGCAATCGGGGCCGTTGCTGGCGTGGGACACCATGGCGGTGCTCATGGCGGGCTATGAATCCGCCGAGCGGGATTCGGCGTTTGTGGATGTTTCGGAATACAGCCAGGTGGCCGCGGGCGGCCCGGCGGCCTTGCCGGACCCGCGGTATTTCGGGCGCGTGCTTCAGCGGCACTGA